The following are encoded together in the Neofelis nebulosa isolate mNeoNeb1 chromosome 9, mNeoNeb1.pri, whole genome shotgun sequence genome:
- the SLC17A9 gene encoding voltage-gated purine nucleotide uniporter SLC17A9 isoform X3, which yields MQPLPPEEARRDGAEDAQWSRPECQAWTGTLLLGTGLLYCARVSVPVCSVSMSQDFGWNKKEAGVVLSSFFWGYCLTQVVGGHLGDRIGGEKVILLSASAWGFITAATPLLARLSSAHLVLMTFSRILTGLLQGVYFPALTSLLSQKVRESERAFTYSAVGAGSQFGTLVTGAVGSLLLDRYGWPSVFYLSGGLTLLWVCYVHRSHPGLGCSGARPAGVQAHQSSLETAFPEALCLGSHLRSAVVRVRSLHPPLLAADLLQGDVPQLQGLGLQRGTLAGGHPRRSVQRVPLRPSHQSGLQNHHCSEVHAGDGPWPVQRFCPVFGAHLELLQICGVCISFHRPADLQPQWHFRQHPGPGSILCRLSVRCGQHSWGLGRCRGRVLGRLPHRDHGLLDVRVQPGGCRQQPGAVHLSAVWRGPARGPEPYPRGPLAASA from the exons ATGCAGCCGCTGCCACCGGAGGAGGCCCGCAGGGACGGGGCTGAGGACGCCCAGTGGTCCAG GCCCGAGTGCCAGGCATGGACGGGGACGCTGCTGCTGGGCACGGGCCTGCTGTACTGCGCCCGGGTCAGCGTGCCCGTGTGCTCCGTCTCCATGAGCCAGGACTTCGGCTGGAACAAGAAGGAAGCCGGCGTCGTGCTCAGCAGCTTCTTCTGGGGCTACTGCCTGACTCAGGTGGTGGGCGGCCACCTGGGGGACCG GATCGGGGGTGAGAAGGTCATCCTGCTGTCCGCCTCCGCCTGGGGCTTCATCACTGCCGCCACCCCGCTGCTCGCCCGCCTCAGCAGTGCTCACCTGGTCCTCATGACCTTCTCGCGCATCCTCACGGGCTTGCTCCAAG GGGTCTACTTCCCGGCGCTGACCAGCCTGCTGTCACAGAAGGTACGAGAGAGCGAACGCGCCTTCACCTACAGTGCCGTGGGGGCCGGCTCCCAATTTGG GACGCTGGTGACGGGGGCCGTGGGCTCCCTGCTCCTGGACCGGTACGGCTGGCCTAGCGTCTTCTACCTCTCCGGCGGGCTCACCCTGCTGTGGGTGTGTTATGTGCACAG ATCTCATCCTGGCCTTGGGTGTTCTGGTGCGAGGCCTGCGGGTGTCCAGGCGCACCAAAGTTCCCTGGAGACAGCTTTTCCGGAAGCCCTCTGTCTG GGCAGCCATCTCCGCTCAGCTGTCGTCCGCGTGCGCTCTCTTCATCCTCCTCTCCTGGCTGCCGACCTTCTTCAAGGAGACGTTCCCCAGCTCCAAG GGCTGGGTCTTCAACGTGGTACCCTGGCTGGTGGCCATCCCCGCCGGTCTGTTCAGCGGGTTCCTCTCCGACCATCTCATCAATCAGG gTTACAGAACCATCACTGTTCGGAAGTTCATGCAG GTGATGGGCCTTGGCCTGTCCAGCGTTTTTGCCCTGTGTTTGGGGCACACCTCGAGCTTCTGCAAATCTGTGGTGTTTGCATCAGCTTCCATCGGCCTGCAGACCTTCAACCACAG TGGCATTTCCGTCAACATCCAGGACCTGGCTCCATCCTGTGCCGGCTTTCTGTTCG GTGTGGCCAACACAGCTGGGGCCTTGGCAG GTGTCGTGGGCGTGTGCTTGGGAGGCTACCTCATCGAGACCACGGGCTCCTGGACGTCCGTGTTCAGCCTGGTGGCTGCCGTCAGCAGCCTGGGGCTGTGCATCTTTCTGCTGTTTGGAGAGGCCCAGCGCGTGGACCTGAGCCCTACCCACGAGGACCTCTAGCTGCCTCGGCCTGA
- the SLC17A9 gene encoding voltage-gated purine nucleotide uniporter SLC17A9 isoform X1 produces MQPLPPEEARRDGAEDAQWSRPECQAWTGTLLLGTGLLYCARVSVPVCSVSMSQDFGWNKKEAGVVLSSFFWGYCLTQVVGGHLGDRIGGEKVILLSASAWGFITAATPLLARLSSAHLVLMTFSRILTGLLQGVYFPALTSLLSQKVRESERAFTYSAVGAGSQFGTLVTGAVGSLLLDRYGWPSVFYLSGGLTLLWVCYVHRYLLSEKDLILALGVLVRGLRVSRRTKVPWRQLFRKPSVCHLRSAVVRVRSLHPPLLAADLLQGDVPQLQGLGLQRGTLAGGHPRRSVQRVPLRPSHQSGLQNHHCSEVHAGDGPWPVQRFCPVFGAHLELLQICGVCISFHRPADLQPQWHFRQHPGPGSILCRLSVRCGQHSWGLGRCRGRVLGRLPHRDHGLLDVRVQPGGCRQQPGAVHLSAVWRGPARGPEPYPRGPLAASA; encoded by the exons ATGCAGCCGCTGCCACCGGAGGAGGCCCGCAGGGACGGGGCTGAGGACGCCCAGTGGTCCAG GCCCGAGTGCCAGGCATGGACGGGGACGCTGCTGCTGGGCACGGGCCTGCTGTACTGCGCCCGGGTCAGCGTGCCCGTGTGCTCCGTCTCCATGAGCCAGGACTTCGGCTGGAACAAGAAGGAAGCCGGCGTCGTGCTCAGCAGCTTCTTCTGGGGCTACTGCCTGACTCAGGTGGTGGGCGGCCACCTGGGGGACCG GATCGGGGGTGAGAAGGTCATCCTGCTGTCCGCCTCCGCCTGGGGCTTCATCACTGCCGCCACCCCGCTGCTCGCCCGCCTCAGCAGTGCTCACCTGGTCCTCATGACCTTCTCGCGCATCCTCACGGGCTTGCTCCAAG GGGTCTACTTCCCGGCGCTGACCAGCCTGCTGTCACAGAAGGTACGAGAGAGCGAACGCGCCTTCACCTACAGTGCCGTGGGGGCCGGCTCCCAATTTGG GACGCTGGTGACGGGGGCCGTGGGCTCCCTGCTCCTGGACCGGTACGGCTGGCCTAGCGTCTTCTACCTCTCCGGCGGGCTCACCCTGCTGTGGGTGTGTTATGTGCACAGGTACCTGCTGAGTGAAAAAG ATCTCATCCTGGCCTTGGGTGTTCTGGTGCGAGGCCTGCGGGTGTCCAGGCGCACCAAAGTTCCCTGGAGACAGCTTTTCCGGAAGCCCTCTGTCTG CCATCTCCGCTCAGCTGTCGTCCGCGTGCGCTCTCTTCATCCTCCTCTCCTGGCTGCCGACCTTCTTCAAGGAGACGTTCCCCAGCTCCAAG GGCTGGGTCTTCAACGTGGTACCCTGGCTGGTGGCCATCCCCGCCGGTCTGTTCAGCGGGTTCCTCTCCGACCATCTCATCAATCAGG gTTACAGAACCATCACTGTTCGGAAGTTCATGCAG GTGATGGGCCTTGGCCTGTCCAGCGTTTTTGCCCTGTGTTTGGGGCACACCTCGAGCTTCTGCAAATCTGTGGTGTTTGCATCAGCTTCCATCGGCCTGCAGACCTTCAACCACAG TGGCATTTCCGTCAACATCCAGGACCTGGCTCCATCCTGTGCCGGCTTTCTGTTCG GTGTGGCCAACACAGCTGGGGCCTTGGCAG GTGTCGTGGGCGTGTGCTTGGGAGGCTACCTCATCGAGACCACGGGCTCCTGGACGTCCGTGTTCAGCCTGGTGGCTGCCGTCAGCAGCCTGGGGCTGTGCATCTTTCTGCTGTTTGGAGAGGCCCAGCGCGTGGACCTGAGCCCTACCCACGAGGACCTCTAGCTGCCTCGGCCTGA
- the SLC17A9 gene encoding voltage-gated purine nucleotide uniporter SLC17A9 isoform X2, producing MQPLPPEEARRDGAEDAQWSRPECQAWTGTLLLGTGLLYCARVSVPVCSVSMSQDFGWNKKEAGVVLSSFFWGYCLTQVVGGHLGDRIGGEKVILLSASAWGFITAATPLLARLSSAHLVLMTFSRILTGLLQGVYFPALTSLLSQKVRESERAFTYSAVGAGSQFGTLVTGAVGSLLLDRYGWPSVFYLSGGLTLLWVCYVHRYLLSEKDLILALGVLVRGLRVSRRTKVPWRQLFRKPSVWAAISAQLSSACALFILLSWLPTFFKETFPSSKGWVFNVVPWLVAIPAGLFSGFLSDHLINQGYRTITVRKFMQVMGLGLSSVFALCLGHTSSFCKSVVFASASIGLQTFNHSGISVNIQDLAPSCAGFLFGVANTAGALAGVVGVCLGGYLIETTGSWTSVFSLVAAVSSLGLCIFLLFGEAQRVDLSPTHEDL from the exons ATGCAGCCGCTGCCACCGGAGGAGGCCCGCAGGGACGGGGCTGAGGACGCCCAGTGGTCCAG GCCCGAGTGCCAGGCATGGACGGGGACGCTGCTGCTGGGCACGGGCCTGCTGTACTGCGCCCGGGTCAGCGTGCCCGTGTGCTCCGTCTCCATGAGCCAGGACTTCGGCTGGAACAAGAAGGAAGCCGGCGTCGTGCTCAGCAGCTTCTTCTGGGGCTACTGCCTGACTCAGGTGGTGGGCGGCCACCTGGGGGACCG GATCGGGGGTGAGAAGGTCATCCTGCTGTCCGCCTCCGCCTGGGGCTTCATCACTGCCGCCACCCCGCTGCTCGCCCGCCTCAGCAGTGCTCACCTGGTCCTCATGACCTTCTCGCGCATCCTCACGGGCTTGCTCCAAG GGGTCTACTTCCCGGCGCTGACCAGCCTGCTGTCACAGAAGGTACGAGAGAGCGAACGCGCCTTCACCTACAGTGCCGTGGGGGCCGGCTCCCAATTTGG GACGCTGGTGACGGGGGCCGTGGGCTCCCTGCTCCTGGACCGGTACGGCTGGCCTAGCGTCTTCTACCTCTCCGGCGGGCTCACCCTGCTGTGGGTGTGTTATGTGCACAGGTACCTGCTGAGTGAAAAAG ATCTCATCCTGGCCTTGGGTGTTCTGGTGCGAGGCCTGCGGGTGTCCAGGCGCACCAAAGTTCCCTGGAGACAGCTTTTCCGGAAGCCCTCTGTCTG GGCAGCCATCTCCGCTCAGCTGTCGTCCGCGTGCGCTCTCTTCATCCTCCTCTCCTGGCTGCCGACCTTCTTCAAGGAGACGTTCCCCAGCTCCAAG GGCTGGGTCTTCAACGTGGTACCCTGGCTGGTGGCCATCCCCGCCGGTCTGTTCAGCGGGTTCCTCTCCGACCATCTCATCAATCAGG gTTACAGAACCATCACTGTTCGGAAGTTCATGCAG GTGATGGGCCTTGGCCTGTCCAGCGTTTTTGCCCTGTGTTTGGGGCACACCTCGAGCTTCTGCAAATCTGTGGTGTTTGCATCAGCTTCCATCGGCCTGCAGACCTTCAACCACAG TGGCATTTCCGTCAACATCCAGGACCTGGCTCCATCCTGTGCCGGCTTTCTGTTCG GTGTGGCCAACACAGCTGGGGCCTTGGCAG GTGTCGTGGGCGTGTGCTTGGGAGGCTACCTCATCGAGACCACGGGCTCCTGGACGTCCGTGTTCAGCCTGGTGGCTGCCGTCAGCAGCCTGGGGCTGTGCATCTTTCTGCTGTTTGGAGAGGCCCAGCGCGTGGACCTGAGCCCTACCCACGAGGACCTCTAG